A genomic window from Planctomycetota bacterium includes:
- a CDS encoding transglutaminase family protein: MKYHVSHITTFIYGEPVPLGHNEAHLTPRTFGPQTCLVSQLNIRPVPIAVHHWTDLFGNQVSYFSMEQEHRDLSVSASSVVELNERPVPDPNATMPWEEVRAMCERPTDAAALAAAPFRFESPLVKKSHELGFYARDSFRPGRPILAAALELTERIFREFKYDPAATVINTPTAEVFQQRRGVCQDFAHLEIACLRSLGLPIRYVSGYLMTTPPPGKAKLIGADASHAWVSIFCPGAGWIDLDPTNNQIPQLQHVTLAWGRDYGDVCPVKGVFLGGGSHHTMSVAVDVEPYEQPLVG, translated from the coding sequence ATGAAGTATCACGTCTCGCACATCACGACGTTCATCTACGGCGAACCAGTGCCGCTGGGTCACAACGAGGCCCACCTCACACCGCGGACGTTCGGCCCGCAGACCTGTCTGGTCAGCCAGTTGAACATCCGCCCGGTGCCGATCGCGGTGCATCACTGGACCGACTTGTTCGGCAATCAGGTCAGCTACTTCAGCATGGAGCAAGAGCACCGCGATTTGTCGGTGTCGGCGTCGAGCGTGGTCGAGCTGAACGAGCGACCGGTCCCCGATCCCAATGCGACCATGCCGTGGGAAGAGGTGCGAGCGATGTGCGAGCGGCCGACCGACGCGGCGGCGCTGGCGGCCGCGCCGTTCCGGTTCGAGTCGCCTTTGGTGAAAAAGAGCCACGAACTCGGGTTCTATGCTCGCGATTCATTCCGCCCGGGTCGGCCGATCCTGGCGGCGGCGCTTGAGCTGACCGAGCGGATCTTTCGCGAGTTCAAATACGACCCGGCCGCGACCGTCATCAACACGCCGACGGCCGAAGTGTTTCAGCAGCGGCGCGGCGTCTGTCAGGACTTCGCCCATCTGGAGATCGCCTGCCTACGTTCGCTGGGATTGCCCATTCGTTACGTCAGCGGCTATTTGATGACCACACCGCCGCCGGGCAAGGCCAAGCTGATCGGCGCCGACGCTTCGCACGCCTGGGTGAGCATTTTCTGTCCGGGGGCGGGGTGGATCGATCTGGACCCGACCAACAACCAGATTCCCCAGTTGCAGCACGTGACGTTGGCCTGGGGTCGCGACTACGGCGACGTCTGCCCGGTGAAAGGGGTTTTCCTCGGCGGCGGCAGCCACCACACGATGAGCGTGGCCGTGGACGTCGAGCCGTACGAGCAACCGCTGGTGGGGTGA